In one Molothrus aeneus isolate 106 chromosome 8, BPBGC_Maene_1.0, whole genome shotgun sequence genomic region, the following are encoded:
- the PWWP2B gene encoding PWWP domain-containing protein 2B, with the protein MAEPGAAAAVAAGDAAGAPPPRVGAWVPVLVEQMVNDTLVVTLSCGERRFTGVLLDCSKRSGLFCLPSSFPKHEDPPAGACATGAAEGRGAMEEKGATEARGAAEARGATEARGAAEGDPEPRPAGPQPAEEPLPPLLPAPGSLPPFPPYFEGAPFPRPLWLRHTYNQWVPQPPPRTIKRTRRRLSRNRDPGRLIMSTIRLRPRQVLCEKCKNTLNPEDADAPRQNAKTRRKLSIQDKEQKKHGDSDYVEKRNKRERREDDKFSGELVHRTPVIKISYSTPQGKGEVVKIPSRVHGSVKPFCPEPVLQNGAGDQEESKDSEQCRQTKCLMDKSAGSQLASIPKLKLTRPVHSSVDVPPPKIRLKPHRINDGESVSIYKAELIDEINVLQNSRESNPGAFYNEESADRSLAEMSSGSSGEDDDFKRFPQGKDGHDNLAFLMNYRKRKADSSSLSVCSNDSLDESKSSSSEVTSPELCDFLPGDDASVSSSSKDERKIVPPLTVRLHTQSVSKCVTEDGRTVSVGDIVWGKIHGFPWWPARVLDINLSQKENGEPSWREAKVSWFGSPTTSFLSVSKLSPFSEFFKLRFNRKKKGMYRKAITEAAKAVKHLTPEIRDLLTQFET; encoded by the exons ATGGCCGagcccggggcggcggcggcggtggcggcgggggACGCGGCgggggcgccgccgccgcgggtgGGCGCGTGGGTGCCGGTGCTGGTGGAGCAGATGGTGAACGACACGCTGGTGGTGACGCTGAGCTGCGGGGAGCGGCGCTTCACCGGCGTGCTGCTGGACTGCTCCAAGAG GTCTGGATTGTTCTGTCTGCCATCCTCCTTCCCGAAGCACGAGGACCCTCCCGCCGGTGCCTGCGCTACCGGAGCCGCTGAGGGCAGGGGAGCCATGGAGGAAAAGGGAGCCACGGAGGCCAGGGGAGCCGCCGAGGCCAGGGGTGCCACGGAGGCCAGGGGAGCCGCCGAGGGCGATCCGGAGCCGCGCCCCGCCGGCCCCCAGCCCGCCGAGgagccgctgccgccgctgctgcccGCGCCGGGCAGCCTGCCGCCCTTCCCGCCCTACTTCGAGGGAGCCCCGTTCCCCCGGCCCCTGTGGCTGCGGCACACCTACAACCAGTGGgtcccgcagccgccgccgcggACTATAAAGAGGACGAGGAGGCGCTTGTCGCGCAACAGGGACCCGGGCAGGCTCATCATGAGCACCATCAGGCTGCGGCCCAGGCAGGTGCTCTGCGAGAAGTGCAAGAACACGCTGAACCCCGAGGATGCCGACGCGCCGCGGCAGAACGCCAAGACCAGGAGGAAGCTGAGCATTCAGGACAAGGAGCAGAAAAAGCACGGCGACTCTGACTACgtggagaaaagaaacaaaagagagaggagggaggatgACAAGTTTTCTGGGGAACTGGTGCATCGAACGCCAGTTATAAAAATATCCTACAGTACTCCGCAAGGGAAAGGTGAAGTGGTAAAAATCCCTTCCCGGGTTCATGGCTCAGTCAAACCGTTCTGTCCGGAGCCAGTGCTGCAGAACGGAGCTGGGGACCAAGAGGAGAGCAAGGACTCTGAACAGTGTCGACAAACCAAATGTTTAATGGACAAGTCAGCAGGCAGCCAGCTTGCTTCCATTCCAAAACTGAAGCTCACACGGCCAGTGCATTCCAGCGTGGATGTCCCACCCCCAAAGATACGGCTGAAGCCCCATCGCATCAACGATGGTGAGAGCGTTTCAATCTATAAGGCAGAACTGATTGACGAAATCAATGTCCTCCAGAACAGCAGGGAGTCCAATCCCGGAGCGTTTTACAATGAAGAGTCTGCTGACAGAAGTTTAGCTGAGATGTCTTCAGGCAGTTCAGGTGAAGATGATGACTTCAAAAGGTTTCCCCAGGGTAAAGATGGACATGATAACTTGGCTTTCCTCATGAATTATCgtaaaagaaaagcagattctTCTAGTTTATCAGTGTGTAGCAATGACAGTCTAGATGAATCTAAGTCTTCTAGTTCAGAAGTGACATCACCAGAACTGTGTGACTTTTTGCCTGGTGATGATGCCTCTGTCTCTTCATCTTCAAAAGATGAGCGTAAAATTGTGCCACCACTGACAGTTAGACTGCACACCCAGAGTGTGTCTAAATGTGTTACAGAAGATGGAAGGACTGTTTCAGTGGGGGATATTGTCTGGGGTAAAATTCACGGGTTTCCGTGGTGGCCAGCACGTGTTCTTGACATAAACCTCAGCCAGAAGGAAAACGGGGAGCCTTCATGGCGAGAAGCTAAAGTGTCATGGTTTGGTTCTCCGACCACCTCGTTCTTGTCTGTCTCAAAACTCTCTCCTTTCTCGGAATTTTTCAAACTGAGGTTTAATCGCAAGAAGAAGGGCATGTACCGGAAAGCCATCACGGAGGCTGCAAAGGCAGTCAAGCACCTGACTCCAGAAATACGAGATCTCTTAACACAATTTGAGACATAA